From one Leifsonia sp. Root1293 genomic stretch:
- a CDS encoding PPK2 family polyphosphate kinase produces MADFETFWREDPAPLLRVEPGFVLTDVDTDGTPGFSGRKRDSVDALDEGAEVLATLQEKFFADSTVGGTRSVLLVLQAMDTAGKGGIVKHVVGSVDPGGVHLHAFKAPTEEELAHDFLWRVRRQVPVAGQIGVFDRSHYEDVLIGSVRKLAPDDVIEQRFRDIAAFEQELVANGTVIVKVMLHISSDEQKARLAARLERPDKHWKYNPGDVTERLRWNDYQAAYQRVFDETSTTDAPWFVVPANRKWYARLAVQHLLIDALRLIDPQWPKPDYDVEVEKARLAAS; encoded by the coding sequence ATGGCCGATTTCGAGACCTTCTGGCGCGAGGACCCCGCGCCCCTTCTCCGTGTGGAACCGGGCTTCGTGCTCACCGACGTCGACACCGACGGCACTCCCGGCTTCAGCGGGCGCAAACGCGACTCCGTCGACGCCCTCGACGAGGGAGCAGAGGTGCTCGCGACCCTGCAGGAGAAGTTCTTCGCCGACAGCACGGTCGGCGGAACCCGCTCGGTGCTTCTCGTGCTGCAGGCCATGGACACAGCGGGCAAGGGCGGCATCGTGAAGCACGTCGTCGGCTCCGTCGACCCCGGCGGAGTGCACCTGCACGCCTTCAAGGCGCCGACCGAGGAGGAACTCGCTCATGACTTCCTCTGGCGGGTGCGCCGGCAGGTGCCGGTCGCCGGCCAGATCGGAGTCTTCGATCGCTCGCACTACGAGGACGTGCTGATCGGTTCCGTGCGCAAGCTCGCACCCGACGACGTGATCGAGCAGCGCTTCCGCGACATCGCGGCGTTCGAGCAGGAACTGGTGGCCAACGGCACGGTCATCGTCAAGGTGATGCTGCACATCAGTTCCGACGAGCAGAAGGCGCGCCTCGCCGCCCGTCTGGAACGGCCGGACAAGCATTGGAAGTACAACCCGGGTGACGTGACAGAACGCCTGCGCTGGAACGACTACCAGGCCGCCTACCAGCGCGTCTTCGACGAGACGTCGACGACGGATGCTCCCTGGTTCGTCGTGCCGGCCAACCGCAAGTGGTACGCCCGTCTGGCCGTGCAGCACCTGCTCATCGATGCCCTGCGGCTGATCGACCCCCAGTGGCCGAAGCCCGACTACGACGTCGAGGTGGAGAAGGCGCGGTTGGCGGCCAGCTAG
- a CDS encoding isochorismate synthase, translated as MVTATESRVRALRIETTPVDGIRSLLFFTEQRSPLLWMRRGEGFVGVGEALRLEFSGPTRFTDAAAAWAEVAAIAQVHDAVGLPGTGLVAFGTFGFADDSRATSVLIVPEIIVGRRGSHSWVTRVSPADAAGDDLGGPAAEDPVATAFGDDYRVTFRPGELPPAAFMESVASAVRHISASDARKVVLARDLVGTVPAGSDLRRVLAELALGYPDCWTFSVDGMLGSSPETLVRSEAGTVSARVLAGTAPRGRDAVTDEKVAAGLSRSAKDLAEHGFAVQSVLATLGPHTTRLQSSKPFTLQLPNLWHLATDVEGVLHDGSTSLDLVAAMHPTAAVAGTPTDAALTIIRELEPFDRGRYAGPVGWIDANGDGEWAIALRCAQVAEDDSVRAYAGCGIVADSVPADELAESRIKFRPIVEVFA; from the coding sequence ATGGTGACGGCGACGGAGTCCCGGGTGCGGGCATTGCGAATCGAGACGACGCCCGTCGACGGCATCCGCTCGCTTCTGTTCTTCACGGAGCAGCGCTCGCCCTTGCTCTGGATGCGCCGCGGCGAGGGCTTCGTCGGCGTCGGAGAGGCACTGCGGCTCGAATTCAGCGGGCCGACGCGATTCACCGACGCCGCTGCCGCGTGGGCCGAGGTCGCGGCGATCGCGCAGGTGCACGATGCCGTCGGCCTTCCGGGCACCGGGCTCGTCGCCTTCGGGACCTTCGGATTCGCCGACGACTCGCGTGCCACCAGCGTGCTCATCGTGCCCGAGATCATCGTCGGCCGTCGCGGCTCGCACTCCTGGGTCACCCGGGTCTCTCCCGCGGATGCCGCGGGCGATGACCTCGGCGGTCCTGCAGCCGAGGATCCGGTCGCGACCGCCTTCGGAGACGACTACAGGGTGACCTTCCGGCCCGGGGAGCTCCCGCCTGCCGCCTTCATGGAATCCGTCGCATCCGCCGTGCGGCATATCTCGGCATCCGACGCTCGCAAGGTCGTGCTCGCCCGCGATCTCGTCGGAACAGTGCCCGCCGGGAGTGATCTGCGCCGCGTGCTGGCCGAACTCGCGCTCGGTTACCCGGACTGCTGGACCTTCTCGGTCGACGGGATGCTGGGGTCGAGCCCCGAGACACTCGTGCGCTCGGAGGCCGGCACGGTCTCCGCCCGTGTGCTGGCCGGCACGGCCCCCCGCGGCCGCGACGCCGTGACGGACGAGAAGGTCGCCGCCGGACTCTCACGCTCCGCGAAAGACCTCGCGGAGCACGGCTTCGCGGTGCAGAGCGTGCTCGCCACCCTCGGCCCGCACACGACGCGCCTGCAGAGCTCGAAGCCGTTCACCCTCCAGCTTCCGAACCTGTGGCATCTGGCGACGGATGTCGAGGGCGTGCTGCACGACGGATCGACCTCACTCGACCTGGTCGCGGCGATGCACCCCACGGCTGCCGTCGCCGGTACGCCGACGGATGCCGCCCTCACGATCATCCGCGAGCTCGAACCGTTCGACCGCGGCCGCTACGCGGGACCCGTCGGCTGGATCGACGCCAACGGCGACGGCGAATGGGCCATTGCGCTTCGCTGTGCGCAGGTCGCCGAGGACGACAGCGTGCGCGCATATGCCGGCTGCGGCATAGTCGCAGACAGTGTGCCGGCCGACGAGCTGGCGGAGTCGCGCATCAAGTTCCGTCCGATCGTGGAAGTGTTCGCGTAG
- a CDS encoding DUF427 domain-containing protein codes for MKKAIWNGAVLAESDKTIEVEGNQYFPAEALDPQYFSSSERHTVCSWKGTASYFHVTVDGAHNADAAWTYPTPLPAAENITDYVAFWRGVEVVDA; via the coding sequence ATGAAGAAGGCGATCTGGAACGGCGCGGTTCTCGCGGAGTCCGACAAGACCATCGAAGTCGAGGGGAACCAGTACTTCCCGGCTGAAGCGCTCGACCCGCAGTACTTCAGCTCGAGCGAGCGCCACACGGTGTGCTCCTGGAAGGGAACGGCCAGCTACTTCCACGTGACCGTCGACGGCGCGCACAACGCCGATGCCGCCTGGACCTACCCGACGCCGCTCCCCGCAGCCGAGAACATCACCGACTACGTGGCCTTCTGGCGTGGTGTCGAGGTCGTCGACGCGTGA
- a CDS encoding class I SAM-dependent methyltransferase produces MTRADLRKQPEQVSAMFDDVAASYDRTNTVLSMGNAALWRRATTRAVAPVRGESVLDVAAGTGTSSASLAASGAWVTAADFSPGMIEVGRRRQAGATNIVFVEADATQLPFDDASFDAVTISFGLRNVVEPQKALAEFFRVTKPGGRLVICEFSTPPLGVVRLGYGVYQRYVMPPLVKLSSSNDSAYDYLNESINDWPDQPTLSSWLRAAGYTDVAHRNLTAGVVALHRGTKPLDR; encoded by the coding sequence ATGACGCGCGCAGATCTCCGCAAGCAGCCCGAGCAGGTCTCCGCCATGTTCGATGACGTCGCAGCGAGCTACGACCGCACCAACACCGTGCTGTCGATGGGCAACGCGGCGCTCTGGCGCCGGGCCACCACTCGGGCCGTCGCTCCTGTGCGCGGCGAATCCGTGCTCGACGTCGCAGCGGGAACCGGCACTTCGAGCGCATCACTCGCCGCCAGCGGCGCCTGGGTGACCGCAGCCGACTTCTCGCCGGGCATGATCGAGGTCGGGCGCCGCAGGCAGGCCGGGGCGACCAACATCGTCTTCGTCGAGGCCGATGCGACCCAGCTGCCGTTCGACGACGCCTCGTTCGACGCCGTCACCATCTCCTTCGGCCTGCGCAACGTGGTCGAGCCGCAGAAGGCGCTGGCCGAGTTCTTCCGGGTGACCAAGCCGGGCGGGCGCCTCGTGATCTGCGAGTTCTCCACCCCGCCGCTCGGCGTCGTACGCCTCGGCTACGGCGTCTACCAGCGCTACGTGATGCCGCCGCTGGTGAAGCTGTCCAGTTCGAACGACTCGGCCTACGACTACCTGAACGAGTCGATCAACGACTGGCCCGACCAGCCGACGCTCAGCAGTTGGCTGCGCGCCGCCGGCTACACGGATGTCGCCCACCGCAATCTCACGGCCGGGGTGGTCGCCCTCCACCGCGGGACGAAGCCCCTCGATCGCTGA
- a CDS encoding polyprenyl synthetase family protein produces the protein MISRSVRRGSALASQLGLSDRLRATPADRDFFRSLEAGLDEIEERLREQVAFADEIADVTTRYLLNAGGKRVRPMLTLLTAHLGDGITRDVITAATAIEITHLASLYHDDVMDDSDKRRGVPSAQTVWGNSVAILAGDLLFARASQLMAGLGEGAIRLQATTFERLVLGQLHETVGPAEGEDPVTHYIRVLADKTGSLIALAAQSGVIFSNAATEYEQPIIEYGERIGIAFQLIDDVIDLSPQPEETGKVPGTDLRAGVVTLPLLRLREAAVTDAASADLLLRLEAGVIGLLDVDETAADALVAELREHPATAATLAEAHRWAREAVAGLDTLPNGPVKKALIRFADTIVERSS, from the coding sequence GTGATTTCCCGTAGCGTGCGCCGCGGCAGTGCGCTTGCCTCACAGTTGGGCCTGAGCGACAGACTGCGCGCCACCCCAGCAGACCGCGACTTCTTCCGGTCCCTCGAGGCCGGACTCGACGAGATCGAGGAACGGCTTCGCGAGCAGGTCGCATTCGCGGACGAGATCGCCGACGTCACGACGCGCTACCTGCTGAACGCCGGTGGCAAGCGTGTACGCCCCATGCTCACCCTGCTCACGGCTCATCTCGGCGACGGCATCACCCGTGACGTGATCACGGCCGCCACCGCGATCGAGATCACCCACCTCGCCTCGCTGTACCACGACGACGTGATGGACGACTCCGACAAGCGCCGTGGAGTGCCGAGCGCCCAGACGGTGTGGGGCAACTCCGTGGCGATCCTCGCCGGGGACCTGTTGTTCGCGCGCGCCAGCCAGCTCATGGCCGGCCTCGGTGAAGGCGCCATCCGCCTGCAGGCCACGACCTTCGAACGCCTGGTGCTCGGCCAGCTGCACGAGACCGTCGGCCCGGCCGAGGGCGAGGATCCGGTCACCCACTACATCCGGGTGCTCGCCGACAAGACCGGTTCGCTCATCGCGCTGGCTGCGCAGTCCGGCGTCATCTTCTCGAACGCGGCGACCGAGTACGAGCAGCCCATCATCGAGTACGGCGAACGCATCGGCATCGCCTTCCAGCTGATCGACGACGTCATCGACCTCTCGCCCCAGCCCGAGGAGACCGGCAAGGTTCCCGGAACCGACCTGCGCGCCGGCGTCGTGACGCTGCCGCTGCTCCGGCTGCGAGAGGCGGCGGTGACGGATGCCGCATCCGCCGACCTCCTCCTCCGCCTCGAGGCCGGCGTCATCGGCCTGCTCGACGTCGACGAGACTGCCGCCGATGCTCTCGTCGCCGAGCTGCGCGAGCACCCCGCGACAGCGGCCACCCTCGCCGAAGCCCACCGCTGGGCGCGCGAGGCCGTCGCCGGTCTCGACACCCTGCCCAATGGCCCCGTCAAGAAAGCGCTCATCCGTTTCGCCGACACGATCGTCGAACGCAGCAGTTAG
- a CDS encoding FAD-dependent oxidoreductase: MTKLRLAIVGAGPAGIYAADILLKAERNFDVSIDLFDHLPAPYGLVRYGVAPDHPRIKGIINALREVLDRGDIRIFGNVRFGEDITLDDLKKHYNAVIFATGAVRDAGLAIPGIELEGSYGAAEFVSWFDGHPDYPREWPLDAQSVAVIGNGNVALDVARMLAKHVEDLMPTEIPENVRAGLAASPVTDVHVFGRRGPTSVKFTPLELRELGELRDVDMIVHDEDFDYDDAARAAVSGNKQVFVIDKTLQQWRQREVGQASRRLHLHFFAKPLELVDDGTGRVGAIRFERTAPDGEGGVVGTGEIRELPIQALYRAVGYFGSPLPGVPFDKKRGVIPNHEGQVLVKDHETGQSRQMYGVYATGWIKRGPVGLIGHTKSDAMETIKHLINDLGNWWSPESPSEESIVALLDERGIAYTDLDGWHNLDEHEKALGEAEGRVRIKVVPRDEMVQISRG, from the coding sequence ATGACCAAGCTCCGCCTCGCCATCGTCGGCGCCGGCCCTGCCGGAATCTACGCAGCCGACATCCTGCTCAAAGCAGAACGGAACTTCGACGTCTCGATCGACCTGTTCGATCACCTGCCCGCGCCCTACGGGCTCGTGCGCTACGGCGTCGCCCCCGACCACCCGCGGATCAAGGGCATCATCAACGCCCTGCGCGAGGTGCTCGACCGTGGCGACATCCGCATCTTCGGAAACGTGAGGTTCGGCGAGGACATCACCCTCGACGACCTCAAGAAGCACTACAACGCCGTCATCTTCGCCACCGGCGCCGTGCGCGACGCCGGTCTGGCGATCCCCGGGATCGAGCTCGAAGGCTCGTACGGCGCGGCCGAGTTCGTCAGCTGGTTCGACGGCCACCCCGACTATCCGCGGGAGTGGCCTCTCGACGCCCAGTCGGTGGCCGTCATCGGCAACGGGAACGTGGCCCTCGACGTCGCCCGCATGCTGGCGAAGCACGTCGAAGACCTGATGCCCACCGAGATCCCCGAGAACGTGCGGGCGGGCCTGGCGGCGTCGCCGGTCACCGACGTGCACGTGTTCGGCCGTCGTGGGCCGACATCCGTGAAGTTCACTCCTCTCGAACTGCGTGAACTGGGCGAACTGCGCGATGTCGACATGATCGTGCACGACGAGGACTTCGACTACGACGACGCGGCGCGAGCGGCCGTCAGCGGCAACAAGCAGGTCTTCGTGATCGACAAGACCCTGCAGCAGTGGCGCCAGCGCGAGGTCGGCCAGGCATCGCGCCGGTTGCACCTGCACTTCTTCGCCAAGCCCCTCGAGCTCGTCGACGACGGTACCGGCCGGGTCGGCGCCATCCGCTTCGAGCGCACGGCACCGGATGGCGAGGGCGGCGTGGTCGGCACCGGCGAGATCCGCGAGCTCCCCATCCAGGCCCTCTACCGCGCTGTCGGCTACTTCGGCTCTCCGCTGCCCGGGGTTCCGTTCGACAAGAAGCGCGGCGTGATCCCCAACCACGAGGGACAGGTGCTCGTGAAGGATCACGAGACCGGCCAATCACGCCAGATGTACGGTGTCTACGCCACAGGCTGGATCAAGCGCGGGCCCGTCGGACTCATCGGCCACACCAAGTCGGATGCGATGGAGACGATCAAGCACCTGATCAACGACCTGGGCAACTGGTGGAGCCCCGAGTCGCCGTCGGAGGAGTCGATCGTCGCATTGCTCGACGAGCGCGGCATCGCCTACACCGACCTCGACGGCTGGCACAATCTCGATGAGCACGAGAAGGCACTCGGTGAGGCCGAGGGTCGGGTGCGCATCAAGGTCGTCCCGCGTGACGAGATGGTGCAGATCTCGCGCGGCTGA
- a CDS encoding transaminase, whose product MIDRARLATLTEREAAVFAERNPKSAAAYAEAGHLFGRVPMTWMNKKAGAFPLYVESARGNRVIDLDGNEYLDFALGDTGAMAGHSPAPVVDAIGRRIYEQGGMTMMMPTTDAEWVGAELSRRFGMDAWSFALTATDANRWAIRLVRAITGRSKILFHSYCYHGSVDESLIVVGPDGKGMDRRGNVGAPVKVTKTSRVAEFNDIDGLAEQLAHGDVAAVLIEPALTNIGIVLPEPGYHEAVRRLTREHGALLIIDETHTFSAGPGGATQAWALEPDVVVIGKAIGGGIPSGAYGLSAHLAERILNRTDLDIVDMGGVGGTLAGSPLSVAAMRATLEQVLTDAAFEGMIATATAFTDGVREIIAEFDLPWSINQLGARAEYRFATPYPTNGTDAAAAADPELEDYLHLALANRGILLTPFHNMALMCPTTTLDDVAAHHAALREVVRPLIE is encoded by the coding sequence ATGATCGACCGCGCCCGACTGGCGACCCTGACCGAACGCGAAGCGGCGGTCTTCGCCGAGCGCAACCCGAAGTCGGCCGCCGCCTACGCTGAAGCCGGGCATCTCTTCGGCCGTGTTCCGATGACGTGGATGAACAAGAAGGCCGGCGCCTTCCCCCTCTACGTCGAGAGCGCTCGCGGCAATCGGGTGATCGACCTCGACGGCAACGAGTACCTCGACTTCGCCCTCGGTGACACGGGAGCCATGGCTGGACACTCCCCTGCGCCCGTCGTCGACGCCATCGGCCGGCGCATCTACGAGCAGGGCGGCATGACCATGATGATGCCGACGACGGATGCCGAGTGGGTGGGCGCCGAGCTCTCCCGTCGCTTCGGCATGGACGCCTGGAGCTTCGCTCTCACGGCGACGGATGCCAACCGCTGGGCCATCCGCCTCGTGCGGGCCATCACGGGCCGCTCCAAGATCCTGTTCCACTCGTACTGCTACCACGGCAGTGTCGATGAGTCCCTGATCGTGGTCGGACCGGACGGCAAGGGCATGGACCGCCGGGGCAACGTCGGGGCTCCGGTGAAGGTCACGAAGACGAGCCGCGTCGCGGAGTTCAACGACATCGACGGCCTGGCCGAGCAGTTGGCCCACGGCGATGTGGCCGCAGTGCTCATCGAGCCGGCACTCACCAACATCGGCATCGTGCTGCCCGAGCCCGGCTACCACGAGGCCGTGCGCCGCCTGACACGGGAGCACGGCGCCCTGCTCATCATCGACGAGACCCACACCTTCTCGGCCGGACCGGGTGGCGCGACGCAGGCGTGGGCGCTCGAGCCCGACGTCGTGGTCATCGGCAAGGCCATCGGCGGCGGCATCCCCAGCGGCGCATACGGCCTCTCAGCGCACCTGGCCGAGCGCATCCTGAACCGCACCGACCTCGACATCGTCGACATGGGCGGCGTCGGCGGCACCCTGGCCGGATCCCCTCTCTCTGTGGCCGCCATGCGCGCCACTCTCGAGCAGGTGCTGACGGATGCCGCCTTCGAGGGCATGATCGCCACCGCGACGGCCTTCACCGACGGCGTGCGCGAGATCATCGCCGAGTTCGACCTGCCGTGGTCCATCAACCAGCTGGGGGCGCGGGCCGAGTACCGTTTCGCGACACCGTATCCGACGAATGGAACGGATGCCGCGGCCGCAGCCGATCCCGAACTCGAGGACTACCTGCACCTGGCACTGGCGAACCGCGGCATCCTGCTCACGCCGTTCCACAACATGGCGCTGATGTGCCCGACCACGACGCTCGACGACGTGGCGGCGCATCACGCGGCTCTGCGCGAGGTCGTGCGTCCGCTGATCGAGTAG
- a CDS encoding alpha/beta hydrolase, which produces MVRSHGWQPDVLGRGFEQLTLPLADDSEGEVVATLVRRRGLPLELPGRGPAHGIDVLYVHGWSDYFFQTHLADYWHENGARFFALDLRKYGRSLRPHQTPGFVTDLSTYDEDIEAALAVMGHSRTDDLGGRSLVLMGHSTGGLTLSLWAARHPHRTRGVVLNSAWLEFQASALGRQAITPLTRAEARLHPLAQLPNVDLGFYTRAVSKAAGEGEWDYDDVWRPVRGFPVHPAWLSAIFSGQARVAAGLDIQAPVLSMMSDRSTIAARWSAAMRASDSVLVVDDIASRSLKLGGTVTVARVPGALHDVFLSAPPAREAAAAAITRWLSGYAPE; this is translated from the coding sequence GTGGTCAGATCGCACGGATGGCAGCCGGATGTGCTGGGTCGCGGGTTCGAGCAGCTCACGCTGCCCCTCGCCGACGACTCCGAGGGAGAGGTGGTCGCCACCCTTGTCCGCCGCCGCGGACTGCCTCTCGAGCTGCCCGGTCGTGGCCCGGCTCACGGCATCGACGTGCTCTACGTGCACGGCTGGTCGGACTACTTCTTCCAGACCCACCTCGCCGACTACTGGCATGAGAACGGTGCACGCTTCTTCGCCCTCGACCTGCGCAAGTACGGCCGCAGCCTGCGACCGCACCAGACGCCCGGATTCGTCACCGATCTGAGCACCTATGACGAGGACATCGAGGCGGCGCTGGCCGTGATGGGCCACTCGCGCACCGACGACCTCGGCGGGCGGTCCCTCGTGCTCATGGGCCACTCGACGGGAGGTCTCACGCTGAGCCTCTGGGCAGCGCGGCATCCGCATCGCACCCGCGGAGTGGTGCTCAACAGTGCCTGGCTCGAGTTCCAGGCGAGCGCGCTCGGACGGCAGGCCATCACGCCGCTCACCCGCGCCGAGGCGCGGCTGCATCCTCTCGCTCAACTGCCCAACGTCGACCTGGGCTTCTACACGCGTGCGGTCTCGAAGGCGGCCGGCGAGGGGGAGTGGGACTACGACGACGTCTGGCGCCCGGTCCGCGGTTTCCCCGTGCACCCAGCCTGGCTGAGCGCCATCTTCTCGGGGCAGGCCCGCGTCGCCGCCGGACTCGACATCCAGGCGCCCGTGCTCTCGATGATGTCGGATCGCTCCACCATCGCCGCCCGTTGGTCCGCCGCCATGCGCGCCAGCGACTCGGTGCTGGTGGTGGACGACATCGCCTCCCGCTCGCTCAAGTTGGGCGGCACCGTGACCGTGGCGCGCGTCCCGGGTGCCCTGCACGACGTGTTCCTCTCGGCGCCGCCGGCCCGTGAGGCCGCGGCCGCCGCGATCACCCGCTGGCTGAGCGGCTACGCGCCGGAGTGA
- a CDS encoding NUDIX domain-containing protein: protein MTDAAAGRDAGMPDAAHSDAHQPGARRTGHPGVDVPDRRGRIGLDRVGLDLTGNPRVRVRDVRLLTSNWYVTRVTTFDFQRGDGTWTTQERETYDRGDGACILLYDPETRSVLLTSQFRYPAYVNGHPTGDLIEVVGGLLDDDDAETAIRREAEEESGVRVGAVEHVFDVYMSPGSVTEKLHFYAAPYDATRTAGGGLADEGEDITVLEVPFDEALARIGDDIIDAKTIMLLQWAALRGPFAPSA from the coding sequence ATGACGGATGCGGCAGCCGGCCGAGACGCCGGCATGCCCGACGCCGCCCATTCCGACGCGCATCAGCCCGGCGCGCGCAGGACTGGACACCCGGGCGTCGACGTGCCCGACCGCCGTGGACGCATCGGGCTCGACAGGGTCGGCCTCGACCTCACCGGCAACCCGCGCGTGCGTGTGCGCGACGTGCGCCTGCTCACCTCCAACTGGTACGTCACCCGGGTCACAACCTTCGACTTCCAGCGCGGCGACGGCACCTGGACGACCCAGGAGCGCGAGACCTACGACCGCGGCGACGGCGCCTGCATCCTCCTCTACGACCCCGAGACGCGCAGCGTGCTGCTGACCAGCCAGTTCCGGTACCCGGCGTACGTCAACGGTCATCCGACCGGCGACCTCATCGAGGTCGTCGGCGGCCTGCTCGACGACGACGACGCCGAGACCGCGATCCGCCGCGAGGCCGAGGAGGAGAGCGGCGTGCGCGTGGGAGCCGTCGAGCACGTCTTCGACGTCTACATGAGCCCCGGCTCGGTCACCGAGAAGCTGCACTTCTATGCGGCTCCCTACGATGCGACCCGCACGGCCGGCGGCGGTCTCGCCGACGAGGGCGAGGACATCACCGTGCTCGAGGTGCCGTTCGACGAGGCGCTGGCACGCATCGGCGATGACATCATCGACGCCAAGACCATCATGCTGCTGCAGTGGGCGGCGCTCAGGGGCCCGTTCGCGCCGTCCGCCTGA
- a CDS encoding YajQ family cyclic di-GMP-binding protein: MADSTFDIVSKVDKMEAENAVNQARKEVEQRYDFKHVGASVEWSGEKILLKAATDERVKAVLEVVESKFIKRGITLRSLDTGEPYPSGKEFRIEIELKNGIDSENAKKVSKIIRDEAPKSVKSQIQGDELRVSSKSRDDLQATMALLKGKDLDVALQFVNFR, translated from the coding sequence ATGGCTGATTCCACGTTTGACATCGTTTCCAAGGTCGACAAGATGGAGGCGGAGAACGCCGTCAACCAGGCGCGCAAAGAGGTCGAGCAGCGCTACGACTTCAAGCACGTCGGCGCCTCGGTCGAATGGAGCGGCGAGAAGATCCTGCTGAAGGCCGCCACCGACGAGCGCGTCAAGGCCGTGCTCGAGGTCGTCGAGTCGAAGTTCATCAAGCGCGGCATCACGCTGCGCTCGCTCGACACCGGTGAGCCGTATCCGTCGGGCAAGGAGTTCCGCATCGAGATCGAGCTCAAGAACGGCATCGACAGCGAGAACGCCAAGAAGGTCTCCAAGATCATCCGCGACGAGGCTCCCAAGAGCGTGAAGAGCCAGATCCAGGGTGACGAGCTGCGCGTCTCGTCGAAGAGCCGCGACGACCTCCAGGCCACGATGGCCCTGCTCAAGGGCAAGGACCTCGACGTCGCCCTGCAGTTCGTCAACTTCCGCTGA
- a CDS encoding LacI family DNA-binding transcriptional regulator — MAGIEEVARLAGVSTATVSRALSGNTHVSPATRLKVEAAALELDYVVSSNASSLASGRTRNIGVVVPFLNRWFFSSVLEGAQQSLLRHGYDLTLYNLSGDGDERHSVFEHFLLRQRVDAVIAISLELTESEVTRLHALRKPLVGVGGPIPGVRTLTVDDTAVARLATEHLIGLGHTRIAHIGGTLEFDLDFHLPTNRRLGYEHALTDAGVEIDPSLFAPADFTIKGGYHAAKQLLGVPHHRPTAIFAASDEMAMGSLLAARDLGLVVPRDVSIVGIDDHDLSDFFGLTTVAQFPRGQGEKAAEMLMEELAPSPLAELPATTPLPFELKVRSSTARPPA; from the coding sequence ATGGCCGGCATCGAAGAGGTCGCCCGGCTGGCCGGGGTCTCGACAGCCACCGTCTCGCGCGCCCTCAGCGGCAACACCCACGTCTCCCCCGCCACCCGGCTGAAGGTGGAGGCCGCTGCGCTCGAGCTCGACTACGTGGTGTCCTCCAACGCCTCGAGCCTCGCCTCAGGTCGCACCCGCAACATCGGCGTCGTCGTGCCGTTCCTGAACCGCTGGTTCTTCTCCTCTGTGCTCGAGGGCGCCCAGCAGTCGCTGCTGCGCCACGGCTACGACCTCACGCTCTACAACCTGTCGGGAGACGGCGACGAGCGTCACAGCGTGTTCGAGCACTTCCTGCTGCGCCAGCGGGTCGATGCCGTGATCGCCATCTCGCTCGAACTGACCGAGAGCGAGGTCACGCGACTGCACGCCCTGCGGAAGCCCCTCGTGGGCGTCGGCGGCCCCATCCCGGGCGTGCGCACCCTCACCGTCGACGACACAGCAGTCGCACGCCTGGCGACCGAGCACCTCATCGGCCTCGGCCACACGCGCATCGCCCACATCGGCGGCACCCTCGAGTTCGACCTCGACTTCCACCTGCCCACGAACCGACGACTCGGCTACGAGCACGCGCTGACGGATGCCGGGGTCGAGATCGACCCGTCGCTGTTCGCTCCTGCCGACTTCACCATCAAGGGCGGCTACCACGCCGCCAAGCAGCTGCTCGGAGTTCCCCACCATCGGCCCACGGCCATCTTCGCCGCATCGGACGAGATGGCGATGGGCTCACTGCTCGCCGCCCGCGACCTCGGCCTCGTCGTTCCGCGCGACGTCTCCATCGTCGGAATCGACGACCACGACCTGTCGGACTTCTTCGGCCTGACCACCGTGGCGCAGTTCCCTCGCGGCCAGGGCGAGAAGGCGGCCGAGATGCTCATGGAGGAGCTGGCGCCGTCGCCGCTCGCCGAGCTGCCGGCGACGACGCCGCTGCCGTTCGAGTTGAAGGTGCGCTCGAGTACGGCTCGTCCGCCGGCGTGA
- a CDS encoding winged helix-turn-helix transcriptional regulator, which translates to MTVSDLALDALPGFNGGRFPAACNSRTVLDHVTSKWGVLVLLTLSAGSLRWGALRRTIEGISEKMLAQTLRTLEADGFVLREAQAVIPPRVDYSLTERGRDLAERLIPLMGWIADNADDIVGDGAARR; encoded by the coding sequence ATGACGGTAAGTGATCTGGCCCTCGACGCCCTGCCCGGATTCAACGGCGGACGATTCCCGGCGGCCTGCAACAGCCGCACGGTGCTCGACCATGTGACGAGCAAGTGGGGAGTCCTCGTGCTGCTCACCCTGTCGGCAGGCAGCCTGCGCTGGGGCGCACTGCGGCGCACCATCGAGGGCATCAGCGAGAAGATGCTGGCCCAGACCCTGCGCACCCTGGAGGCCGACGGCTTCGTGCTGCGCGAGGCGCAGGCGGTCATCCCGCCGCGAGTGGACTACAGCCTCACCGAACGCGGCCGCGACCTGGCCGAGCGACTCATCCCCTTGATGGGATGGATCGCCGACAACGCCGACGACATCGTGGGCGACGGGGCGGCGCGCCGCTGA